DNA from Thalassoroseus pseudoceratinae:
ATGGGTTCCTTGACGTTCAATCTCAAGAAGCTCATCACAAAGTGTTCGCTCCGGGATCGTGCCGTAGCGGCTTGTCGCTGCGTGTGCGGGGATGGCTCCCGCCTCGACCATTGCACGGGCGGTCACATCGGAAAAGTTCTCCGCATGAAAAAAACCCGCCGGGCATCCCGTGTTCAATTCGAGAATCCGGACCTGCCCATCAGCCGTGATGACCGCGTCAAACCGGCTCACGCCTTGCCAATGGGGTGAGTGCGAAGCTTTCCGTAGCCAAGGCCACATCCGTTCGTGATCGCGAAAGAACTGGATGAATCGGTCGTGGTCGCTCAGCACCCAATCCATCGCCTTTTCAGCGATGCGATGCAACGACTCTCCGATCTCTCGCAACGTCTCAACGTGTTGCTGTTTGAGTAACAACGCCGAGAGTGCGAAATTCATGCTCCGCGCGCCCTCGAACTTCGTTTCTCGGTCGGAGAGCGTTTGGCTGGCATGGTCGCAGGCCGCCTGACAGGATTTCGGATCATCTCTCCAGCGACCAAGCAACCGATCATGCAACGCAAACGTGGAATTCAAATCAATACGGGGGGCCACCGGAACCCTTTTCTGATGGTTCAAACGTCGAAAGCCAGGCTCACCCGATCGGTCTTCCTTGTTGCCGGTTGATGATGGATTGCACTGGGGTTGAGTCAATCGACTTGACTGATTCCATTGCGAGCGCGTGGGGGGCATGGTTTTCATAACTCAAATATGGCCAGAAACCCGTGTCCCCCGACACAAGTTCACCAGACGTCAACCGTCTGCTACACAAATTGACCAAGGTTAGTCAGCAAACGCCGCGTCAAATCGAGTATTGGACGGAGCAAAATCGACATTCTTGCAGAACTGAGCGGCTTCGGTCGCGCCGGCTTCGCGGTCCATCCCCATGTCTTCCCATTCGACCGACAACGGGGCATCCGCCGGATAACCGATCGCGTTCAACGCACGAATGATCTCTTCGAAGCGAACGCCACCACGACCGACACTCCGGAAATCCCAACCACGCCGCGGATCGCCGAACCCGAGATGACTGGTCAAAATCCCCGTCTTCCCGTTCAACGTGACTTTGGCATCTTTCATGTGGACGTGGTAAATCCGATCCGGGAACGCCCGAATGAACTCAACCGGATCGACGCCTTGCCAAATCAGGTGACTGGGGTCGAAGTTGAACCCAAATTCTTCGCGGTGATCAAGTGCCTTGAGTGACCGTTCGGCCGTGTAAATATCGAAGGCAATTTCTGTTGGATGGACTTCCAACGCGAATTTGACGCCACATTCTTGAAAGACGTCCAAAATCGGATTCCAACGATCCGCGAGCAATTGATAGCCCGCGTCGAACATCTCCGGTGGGGTTGGCGGGAAGTCATAGATGAGGTGCCAGATCGAAGACCCCGTAAACCCGTTGACCACGCCGACGCCCAACTTCTGAGCGGCTCGCGCGGTGTTCTTCATCTCTTCGATCGCCCGTTCGTTGACGCCATCCGCGTCGCCATCTCCCCAGACATATTCCGGCAAGATGGATTGATGACGAGCATCGATGCGATCCAGCACCGCTTGCCCAACCAAGTGGTTCGAGATGGAATACAATTTCAGTCCATGTCGTTCCAGCAAATCACGTTTTTTCGCACAATAGGTGTCGTCGGACAACGCCTTGTCGACTTCAAAGTGATCTCCCCAACACGCAAGTTCCAGACCGTCATATCCGAAATCGCCCGCTTTTTTGCAAAGCGTCTCTAACGGTAGGTCAGCCCATTGGCCAGTGAATAGAGTTACGGGACGGGGCATAGCGCAGTCCTTCGTCGTCAGGGTATGTCAATGAAGAAGCGAAATTTGGTGAACTGGTTGTGTTGGATGGGTCAATCCAACGGGAACCTCACGGTAAATGAGGTTTCCCGAAATGTCAACGAAGCCGATTGCTTTGTCGTGGTGTCGTGAGATGCTCTCAGGACGCGGGGTTGGTGATGGAATCTTGCGTCCATTGCCCATCGACACATCGCCAAAGACCCGGAATCGTTGACTCGTCCTGAAGTTCGGCAGGGAGGCGATTGGGACGAACGTTATCGTAGCACAAAAGTTGAGCAAAACGTTGAATCGACGTTGGCATACCGACCGCCGTAAACCCCGGATGCCCAGTCGCTGGGAATGGTCCGCCGTGATTCATCGCCGGACTGACGGCCACACCTGTCGGCATTTTATCATTGAGTAGACGGCCAACACGCTGACGCAGTTTTGGCTCAATTCGGTTGTAAATGTCGTCGTCGGTACCATCGGTGTCACTATAGATACAGCCCGTCAGATTGCCTTCCAAAGCCGCCGCGATTTCCACCAATTGACTGACGTCGTTCGCAACGACAATCAACGACTCATTCCCAAATGCTTCGGTCTGAAATTCCTCAGGGCGTTCCAAGAATTTCTCGCCATCGACTTTGAGCAATGTGTTCTGATACTGAAATCCAGTTGCATCAGCATCGGCACCACCGCACAGCAATTCTGCTCCTGCGGACTGAAGTGTTTGCACGCCATTCGAAACCGATTTGAGAACCCCTTCGGCCAACAAAACCCCACTTGGAGCATCCTGAAATCGCTGCACGATTGCATGAATAAAATCTGTGGACTCTTGCGACTTCAGCAGCAACACAAGCCCCGGATTTGTGCAAAACTGGCCGGTTCCCATCAAGCAACTACCGACAAATTCATCGACAATCGCTGCGGATCGTTCGCGAAGCGATCCTGGCAGAATGCAAACCGGATTGATGCTGGAGAGTTCGAGATAAATCGGTTTTCCGGCTTCATCAGCGGCTTTTTTGAGAGCCAGACCGGCATGACGGGACCCGGTATACCCGATCGCACCGACACGATGATCGGAGACGAGTCGGGCACCGTCTTCATGGCTGGTTCGGTAAACCAATTGGACGAAGCCATCGGGCATTTTCGTCGCTTTTGCGGCCGCCAACGCTGCTTCGGCGAATAATTTCGTGGTCCCCGGATGTGATGGGTGACCTTTGGCAATTACCGGATTCCCGGCAGCCACGGCGGCGGCGAAGTCTCCGCCCGCGATGCTGTTAAACGCGAACGGAAAGTTGTTCGGCCCCATCACAACGACGGGACCGATCGCAGCGAATTTCGAGCGGATGTTCGCTGTCGTATCGATGATAGGACGCGACCACGAACCGGTTCGGGCTCCCTCGGCGGCCTGCCGGAGTTGATTGGTCGTGCGAGGAAACTCACCATCCCGCAGACGAGGCGAAACCGGCAACGCCGTCTCCAAATTCGCCATTTCAACAAGTGCATCTTGCCGTTTTTCGATTTCGTCGGCGTACCCTTCGAGAAAGTCCGCGAATCGGCTTCCTGGCCAATTTTGAACCTCCTGAAAAGCCGCATCCGCCGCCTTCAGCACCGACTCCAATTCCTCCCACGAACTGACCGGAAAAGCCGCCTCCAACGATTCCCGAGTCGCCGGATTGACGGCATGAAAGACTTGGCTAGCGTTGGATTCGGTCCAAGCTCCGTTGATCAAAACTGGTTGTCGGCTCATGATTTCTTCGGGGTTGAAGGGCAATACGTCGTGTGGATCCGTTTGCCGATTCTATCGTGTCACAGTCGCCTCGCAAGCGGACCACGATGATCCAACGGCATTAGTCGGCAAGATGCTCACGAACGTTTTGCTCGTTCACCGGACGAATCAACCCGCGTTCGGTGATAATCGCTGCGATGTATTTGGCCGGCGTCACATCGAAGGCCGGATTGTAGACGTGTGCCCCATCGGGAGCTGTCTGACGTCCCATTCCGTTCGTGATTTCCAGAGGGTCACGTTCTTCGATCGGAATTTCTTCTCCGGAGGACAATGACAAGTCAAATGTGCTCGACGGAGCGGCAACGTAGAAGGGAATGCCATGTTCCTTCGCCAACAGAGCCACAGAGTACGTGCCGATCTTGTTGGCGGCGTCTCCATTGCCTGCGATGCGGTCCGCTCCGGTGACAACGGCCTGGACCCGTCCCTCTTTCATGACCCAACCAGCCATGGAATCACAAATGACGGTGACGGGCACGTTGCGTTGCATCAGTTCCCAGGATGTCAGCCGAGCCCCCTGGAGCAGTGGTCGCGTTTCGTCGGCATAGACCTGAAGTTGCTTGCCGCTCGCTGCGGCCGCAAAGATGACTGACAACGCCGTCCCATCGCCCGCCGTCGCCAATCCACCCGCGTTACAATGCGTGAGCACGCCGGAACCGTCCGCGAGCAATTCCGCACCGTGTCGGCCGATCGCCGCGCACATCTCGCGGTCTTCAAGTTCAATACGTCGAGCTTCTTCCAGCAATTTCGGTAACAACTTCGTTGAGGCTTCCTCTGGACGATCCGCCGCAAATTGCGACATCCGCTCGAGGGCCCAGAACAAGTTGACGGCGGTTGGTCGGCTTGTGGCCAGGTAGTCCACCGTCTCTTTCAATTTGGCATCAAACTGCTCACGGGGGGCGTCTGCCACTGCCTGCAACCCGATGACGACACCATAAGCCGCCGCGACCCCAATCGCAGGTGCACCACGAACGCGCAAGGCTTTAATGGCCTCCCAAACGGCCTCTACCGATCCGAGTTCAATCTCTTTCAACTCGGTTGGCAACAGGGTTTGATCAATCATCCAGAGTCGGCCCGTGTGATCGCCCTCCCAGCGAAGTGTTGGAGTGGGTGTTTCGGCAGATGTCGATGATGGATGCGGTACGGACATAGAAAAAGCTCAAAATGAAGTGGTCGATAGCACATGATGGATGTTCGCCGCGAACGGCTTTCGTTCGGTTGCCATTTCGACGAATACGCCACGAAGGCATGTTCTTCCTATGTAACAAACCGTGGATCGAAACATTAGGGAATGGGTCAAGTTTGCACGAACTTCATCGATTCTTGCTCGTGTCCACGACTTTGATTCACCGTCTGTAAGACAGCCCGACGCGAACCTGTTATGATGATCCCGAACGCACCGTTTTTCTCGCAAAGAAGGCCGATTCACGTATGTCCGCGGATTCTCGTCGCTCGTTGGCAGCTGCTCGTCAGAGCCAGTTTCTGGACGTGGTCAGCCGAGATGAGGCGACGCGTCGCTTTCGTGAAGCCATCAACACGCAACCGTTGGGTGTCGAGACTGTTCCGCTGTCGGAAGCGGTCACGCGAGTGCTGGCGGAGGATGTGGCCTCGCAGATTGATGTTCCAGGGTTCGACCGCTCGAATGTCGACGGATTCGCGGTCCAGGCGTCGGATACGTTCGGGGCCATGGAAGAAGAACCGCGAATTGCAAATCTCAATCTCGAAGTGATTTCGCCGGGCATCGAACCGGAAGGTTATGTCTCTCCCGGAACCGCAACGCCAATTGCCACCGGCGGGATGCTGCCACGCGGAGCCGACGCCGTTGTAATGATCGAAGACACCGACGTCGATGAAACAACCGATCCCCCGCAACTGAGTATCACACGTGCGGTCTCAGCGGGGCAGAACGTGTCGTTCGCCGGGAGTGACATTGCTCTCGGCGAGACGGTCTTGCGTGTCGGGCAGGTCCTTTCGTCACGGGAAGTCGGCGTACTGGCGGCGATCGGATTGTCGAAGATTGCCGTCTATCGCAGGCCGACCGTGGCCATTCTCTCGACGGGCGACGAAATTGTGCCTCCCGGCGGACTTCGACCGGCAGGAAAGGTTTACGATTCCAACTTGTTCATGCTCGCCGCCGCCGTGCAAGAACTTGGTGGCGAACCAGTGCCCTTGGGCGTCGTCCCCGATGAGGAAACCGCTCTGGAAAAGGCACTCGACGAAGCACTTCAATGCGATGTCGTGTTGTTGTCCGGCGGAACATCAAAGGGTGCTGGCGACTTGTCGTACCAGGTCGTCACCCGTCGCGTGACCGATCCGGGAATTGTCGCTCATGGCGTCGCATTGAAACCTGGAAAGCCAATCTGTTTGGCAGCGACGGAGAAAAAACCCGTCGTCATTCTGCCGGGCTTCCCCACATCGGCGATCTTCACCTTCCACGAATTCGTCGCCCCAATCATCCGGCAATTGGCGGGACTCAGTTCCCAAGCCACCGAAACCGTGACGGCTCGACTACCAGTTCGTGTGAATTCGCAACGGGGACGGACCGAGTTCCTGCTGGTCGGTCTCGTAAATTCCCCCGATGGACTCAGTGCGTACCCGATGGGCAAAGGAAGCGGGTCTGTCACGACGTTTAGCTTGGCGGATGGTTTCCTGACGATCGATCAACATACCGAACAGATAGCCGAGAATTCCAAAGTTATGGTCACGAAGTTAGCCGGTGGCAACAATGCGGCCGATCTCGTGTTTGTTGGGAGTCACTGTGTTGGTCTGGACCAGATTCTGAGTCAGATGAACCTGTCCGGCCGACAAACAAAAACCATTTTCGTCGGTAGTCAGGCCGGGTTGAATGCTGCCCGAAAAAACGACTGCGATCTGGCGGGTCTCCATTTGCTCGATGCCGCAACCGGCGAATACAACACGCCTTTTTTGGACGACAACGTCGTTCTGATCCCTGGTTACTTACGTTGGCAGTGTATCGTTTATCGATCCGACGACATACGCTTCGATGGCCTCACGCCAACACAAGCGATTGAATTGGCGATCAAGACCCCCGACTGCCGCATGGTCAATCGCAACCAAGGGAGCGGCACTCGGATTCTGGTTGATGAGTTGCTCGACGGGGAAAAGCCTTCGGGTTATGCGATGCAACCCCGTTCGCACAACGCAGTTGCGGCGGCAATTCAGCAAGGGCGAGCGGATTGGGGCGTGGCGATCGAGTCTGTCGCAATAAACTATGGTCTAAAGTCGATCCGTGTTCGCCAGGAACAGTACGATTTCGTTGTCCCACGATCCCGGTTCGATTCGCCGGTGATCCAAGAGTTCCGCAAGCGGTTGACATCCGACGAGACGCAAAAATTCTTGGAAGGAATGGGATTCACGCCAATTCATGCGTAACGTCCCGCCAGTTTCCGTCAACTTCAATTAGACCGGGGGGCGGTTATCCGGATACTCGGTGGACAGGATCAAACCGTTGCTTCCTGACCTTGACGAATAACCCACGAGGAGCGATAGCAAGCTGCTCGGTAGCTAATCCCCCTAGCGGACTGCCAGCGATTCCGCCATGGCATCCTGGGGTTCCAACTTAACTCGGTAAGCAACTCCACCAATCAAAATCTCGTCTCCCGGATACACTTCCGTTTCCGTGGCGGGCTGCCCGTTGACGATCGTCTGGTTTGTGGATGCCAGGTCTTTAAGAAATAACCGACCATCGACACAACACAACTCACAGTGCATTCGGCTGACAAGCGGGTGCGTCACCTGCACGTTGGCATGTGAACTTCGGCCAACGACAACCGGGACATCATCGACTTGAAATGAAATCGATGGGTAGTCCGAGAACTGGCTAATCAGTGAAACATCCATGATCATGACGTGTTTCAATACCCAATTGGCTGGCAGGATGAGTGGGGATAACTCGGCAGGCTCAAATCCGTTTTCTTTAAGAAAATTGAATGTCGCAATGATCCATTCAATATCAAAAAACGTTGTTGGGAGAAATAGGATACGAAATTTCCCTGATATCAACAACCGTTAATTTCAGAAAATTTGGAGTCTTCACCTCGACACCTCAAAAAGTGGGAACCATCCGGAAACATTCGCAATCCTAATTATCCCACTTCAATCAATCATTCCTGGGGAGATCCGAACGTTTTCTGCACGATTCCTCGTGGGGAAAGCTTAAACTGTACATTGGGCCCGCAAATCAATCGGCCGTTAGTTCCCAGATGCGGCCGTCATTTTATTAATGCTTAACATAATGCCAGATTCACAACCGCAACTTAAACTCCGCCACGACGACCGGATCTTCGGGCCAGTCAGCTTTGAGCAAGTTCAAGAGTTACTGACGGCAGGGAAGGTTCAGAAGACGGATTCCGTCCGTGAAGATGACGGCCCGTGGATTCAAATCCAGGACTACTTGGATTGGAAAGCTGAGCAACAGACGCCGGTCGCAGATATCTCCGAACTTCTCGGTGGTTCCGACACCAGCGGTCCTTCCGAGAAACCGGCTCAGCCGTCGCAATCGTCATCAGCCCCGCCTGCAAAACGCCCCGCGGGTTCCAGCTCGACCATCATTCCGGATGATGCTCCGCTGATCGCGGACGACGACGATCCGTTACCCGTCGAACCGAAACCAAAGAAGGCATCCTCCTCGTCCAACGACTACATGCCGTTGGCGGACTCGGAACCGGAGGCAAAGAACCAATTGGCGGAAACCGCGGAGGTTCCGAAGACGGATTCGCACCACCGAAAACCGAAATCGAAATCGGGTTCTGCATCGTCCGTTCGTGAGCAAAAAAGAAAATCCTCCGGTGGTTCGTCGGCGTCTGCTCGGTCCTCGAAAGCGGGGAAATCCGGGAGTGGAGTTCGAGCTAACTCAAAGTCCGGGGAGCAACGGAAACGTCGTCAGGCAACGGGACGAAGTAGTCAAGCCACCCAGTCGTTTCGTCTCCCCGACGATGCCGACTTGGACTCGATCCTCCGCGCGATGGCGACCTACGAAATGACCGCGGAAAGTCTCGACAGCTCCCCGGCACAATCGACTAAAAAACGTCGACGCAAATCGTAGTATTCGGCGGCGTGTTCAAAGCGGTCAACGCAACCACGTCCTGCGACATCACCGCAAGCCCTTTTAATATGACGGGCGGTAGACGTTGCGGGCATCGACGGTCTCCACTCGATCACTGAGTTCGCTCGTTTGCCATTCCTTCCAGGCAAGTTCCATCATTCGATTCGACCGAGCATTGAGTTCCTGCAACGACAGTTCTCGCTCGCGTTCGATTAACGGCGACAGCGATGTCAATTGGCACGAGGCAACATTGAGTTTCGCAAGCCGATCCACGCCGCCAGTCGATACCAGGAACGCGAACGCCGCCTGGCCAATGGGATTGTTGCTAAGATCCAATGCCGTCAAATTTTCTCTCATAGAGAGAATCCAGGC
Protein-coding regions in this window:
- a CDS encoding sugar phosphate isomerase/epimerase family protein, whose protein sequence is MPRPVTLFTGQWADLPLETLCKKAGDFGYDGLELACWGDHFEVDKALSDDTYCAKKRDLLERHGLKLYSISNHLVGQAVLDRIDARHQSILPEYVWGDGDADGVNERAIEEMKNTARAAQKLGVGVVNGFTGSSIWHLIYDFPPTPPEMFDAGYQLLADRWNPILDVFQECGVKFALEVHPTEIAFDIYTAERSLKALDHREEFGFNFDPSHLIWQGVDPVEFIRAFPDRIYHVHMKDAKVTLNGKTGILTSHLGFGDPRRGWDFRSVGRGGVRFEEIIRALNAIGYPADAPLSVEWEDMGMDREAGATEAAQFCKNVDFAPSNTRFDAAFAD
- a CDS encoding FHA domain-containing protein, giving the protein MIMDVSLISQFSDYPSISFQVDDVPVVVGRSSHANVQVTHPLVSRMHCELCCVDGRLFLKDLASTNQTIVNGQPATETEVYPGDEILIGGVAYRVKLEPQDAMAESLAVR
- a CDS encoding molybdopterin biosynthesis protein, with product MSADSRRSLAAARQSQFLDVVSRDEATRRFREAINTQPLGVETVPLSEAVTRVLAEDVASQIDVPGFDRSNVDGFAVQASDTFGAMEEEPRIANLNLEVISPGIEPEGYVSPGTATPIATGGMLPRGADAVVMIEDTDVDETTDPPQLSITRAVSAGQNVSFAGSDIALGETVLRVGQVLSSREVGVLAAIGLSKIAVYRRPTVAILSTGDEIVPPGGLRPAGKVYDSNLFMLAAAVQELGGEPVPLGVVPDEETALEKALDEALQCDVVLLSGGTSKGAGDLSYQVVTRRVTDPGIVAHGVALKPGKPICLAATEKKPVVILPGFPTSAIFTFHEFVAPIIRQLAGLSSQATETVTARLPVRVNSQRGRTEFLLVGLVNSPDGLSAYPMGKGSGSVTTFSLADGFLTIDQHTEQIAENSKVMVTKLAGGNNAADLVFVGSHCVGLDQILSQMNLSGRQTKTIFVGSQAGLNAARKNDCDLAGLHLLDAATGEYNTPFLDDNVVLIPGYLRWQCIVYRSDDIRFDGLTPTQAIELAIKTPDCRMVNRNQGSGTRILVDELLDGEKPSGYAMQPRSHNAVAAAIQQGRADWGVAIESVAINYGLKSIRVRQEQYDFVVPRSRFDSPVIQEFRKRLTSDETQKFLEGMGFTPIHA
- a CDS encoding aldehyde dehydrogenase (NADP(+)), whose amino-acid sequence is MSRQPVLINGAWTESNASQVFHAVNPATRESLEAAFPVSSWEELESVLKAADAAFQEVQNWPGSRFADFLEGYADEIEKRQDALVEMANLETALPVSPRLRDGEFPRTTNQLRQAAEGARTGSWSRPIIDTTANIRSKFAAIGPVVVMGPNNFPFAFNSIAGGDFAAAVAAGNPVIAKGHPSHPGTTKLFAEAALAAAKATKMPDGFVQLVYRTSHEDGARLVSDHRVGAIGYTGSRHAGLALKKAADEAGKPIYLELSSINPVCILPGSLRERSAAIVDEFVGSCLMGTGQFCTNPGLVLLLKSQESTDFIHAIVQRFQDAPSGVLLAEGVLKSVSNGVQTLQSAGAELLCGGADADATGFQYQNTLLKVDGEKFLERPEEFQTEAFGNESLIVVANDVSQLVEIAAALEGNLTGCIYSDTDGTDDDIYNRIEPKLRQRVGRLLNDKMPTGVAVSPAMNHGGPFPATGHPGFTAVGMPTSIQRFAQLLCYDNVRPNRLPAELQDESTIPGLWRCVDGQWTQDSITNPAS
- the mtnA gene encoding S-methyl-5-thioribose-1-phosphate isomerase; translated protein: MSVPHPSSTSAETPTPTLRWEGDHTGRLWMIDQTLLPTELKEIELGSVEAVWEAIKALRVRGAPAIGVAAAYGVVIGLQAVADAPREQFDAKLKETVDYLATSRPTAVNLFWALERMSQFAADRPEEASTKLLPKLLEEARRIELEDREMCAAIGRHGAELLADGSGVLTHCNAGGLATAGDGTALSVIFAAAASGKQLQVYADETRPLLQGARLTSWELMQRNVPVTVICDSMAGWVMKEGRVQAVVTGADRIAGNGDAANKIGTYSVALLAKEHGIPFYVAAPSSTFDLSLSSGEEIPIEERDPLEITNGMGRQTAPDGAHVYNPAFDVTPAKYIAAIITERGLIRPVNEQNVREHLAD